One Methanoculleus sp. 7T genomic window carries:
- the nth gene encoding endonuclease III, translating to MNRETACEVYRRLLEHYPIVGGRRHFIEFENPFEALILTILSAQTTDRAVNAVRDDLFSRYPTPEALAGAEPEEVEPIIKSIGFHHAKARYIVGTARKLVSEFGGEVPRTMEELRSLPGVGRKTANIVLSHAFGINVGIAVDTHVRRVSKRIGFTESTNPDVIERDLMALFPEEVWQDINYLLIRHGREICMAQNPKHEVCFIADLCRYYRDLRAGKE from the coding sequence ATGAACCGGGAGACTGCCTGTGAGGTCTACCGCCGCCTTCTCGAGCACTATCCTATCGTCGGCGGCAGACGGCACTTTATCGAGTTCGAGAACCCGTTTGAGGCGCTGATCCTCACTATCCTCTCCGCGCAGACGACGGACCGCGCCGTCAACGCCGTCCGCGACGACCTCTTCTCCCGTTACCCGACGCCGGAGGCGCTCGCCGGCGCGGAGCCTGAGGAGGTGGAGCCGATCATCAAGAGCATCGGCTTTCACCACGCGAAGGCCCGCTACATCGTCGGGACCGCGAGAAAACTGGTCTCCGAGTTCGGGGGCGAGGTCCCGAGGACGATGGAGGAACTCCGGTCGCTCCCCGGCGTGGGGAGAAAGACTGCAAACATCGTGCTCTCCCATGCGTTCGGGATCAACGTCGGTATCGCCGTCGATACCCATGTCCGCCGGGTCTCGAAGAGGATCGGGTTTACCGAGAGCACCAACCCCGACGTCATCGAGCGCGATCTTATGGCCCTCTTCCCGGAGGAGGTCTGGCAGGACATCAACTACCTCCTGATCCGCCACGGGCGCGAGATCTGCATGGCGCAGAACCCAAAGCACGAGGTCTGTTTCATCGCGGACCTCTGCCGGTATTACCGGGACCTCCGCGCCGGGAAGGAGTAG
- a CDS encoding FxLYD domain-containing protein, whose translation MKEVSLPRKGIVGLLLLACLIGSAVTAGCTENPAVPETPAPTPEATPAAHTTYSPAGPQPSFSTTVTAPEKHFRTDTSCYWVVTGTVTNTGDAPGRNVVIRFMLVDDESGMVRSTETILTPRFQAGETKIFTIDPLPGDCDRQYRAEIAVTHDIP comes from the coding sequence ATGAAGGAGGTGTCGCTCCCGAGAAAGGGCATTGTGGGTCTTCTGCTCCTCGCCTGTCTCATCGGCTCCGCCGTCACGGCAGGCTGCACGGAGAACCCCGCGGTGCCGGAGACGCCGGCCCCGACACCGGAGGCGACGCCGGCCGCTCACACCACCTACTCGCCCGCCGGGCCGCAACCGTCGTTCTCGACCACCGTCACCGCGCCGGAGAAGCATTTCCGCACCGATACGTCCTGTTACTGGGTTGTGACGGGGACGGTGACCAACACCGGCGATGCGCCCGGGAGGAACGTCGTCATTCGTTTCATGCTCGTCGACGACGAAAGCGGCATGGTCCGGTCGACCGAGACCATCCTGACCCCTAGGTTCCAAGCGGGCGAGACGAAGATATTCACCATCGATCCGCTCCCCGGCGACTGCGACCGGCAGTACCGTGCCGAGATCGCCGTCACGCACGATATCCCGTAA
- the msrB gene encoding peptide-methionine (R)-S-oxide reductase MsrB, with amino-acid sequence MSRDIVEATGTVKVCNAVTRKMEEVPRVVRTDEEWRRRLTPEQFSVARQGGTEPAFTGKYWDCKEGGLYTCVCCGNHLFSSETKFESGTGWPSFTKPVSDQNIRTDVDTRFSMTRTEVLCRRCDAHLGHVFDDGPPPTRRRYCMNSASLRFVRREDLQG; translated from the coding sequence ATGAGCAGGGATATCGTAGAAGCGACCGGGACCGTGAAGGTCTGCAACGCCGTAACGAGGAAGATGGAAGAGGTCCCTCGGGTCGTCAGAACCGATGAGGAGTGGCGGCGCCGGCTGACGCCGGAGCAGTTCTCCGTTGCGCGGCAGGGGGGCACGGAACCGGCTTTCACCGGGAAGTACTGGGACTGCAAGGAAGGCGGTCTCTACACGTGCGTCTGCTGCGGCAACCACCTCTTCTCCTCGGAGACGAAGTTCGAGTCGGGCACAGGCTGGCCGAGTTTCACAAAACCGGTCTCGGACCAGAACATCAGGACGGACGTCGACACCCGGTTCTCCATGACCCGGACCGAGGTGCTCTGCAGGCGGTGCGACGCCCACCTGGGCCACGTCTTCGACGACGGGCCGCCGCCGACCCGCCGGCGCTACTGCATGAACTCGGCGTCGCTCCGGTTTGTGCGGCGGGAAGACCTACAGGGGTAA
- the amrS gene encoding AmmeMemoRadiSam system radical SAM enzyme translates to MYEARLYQKQEDNAVRCSLCSHRCTIREGKQGVCGVRINRGGTLYAATFGKVIAEAVDPIEKKPLYHFLPGTLSYSLGTIGCNFHCEHCQNWHISQQTLEMQSLRDLTPEQGVERALASGSASIAWTYNEPTIWHEYPLAMGTLARQKGLGTIYVTNGYITEDGLRELSPMLSAFRVDIKSFSDTFYRKVCGGRLQPVLDATALAKELGMHVETVTLVIPGLNDSMEEMEALIRWVLENLGPDTPMHFTRFHPDYKMREAKPTEIKTLEKIYERAKELGLHYPYLGNVFNHPYESTYCPACGSLAIERSGYGIRMRGLKDHACTECGGRIEYVSEIR, encoded by the coding sequence ATGTACGAGGCGCGACTCTATCAGAAACAGGAAGATAACGCCGTCCGCTGTTCGCTCTGCTCTCACCGGTGCACCATACGGGAGGGCAAACAGGGGGTCTGCGGCGTTCGCATCAACCGCGGCGGTACGCTCTATGCCGCCACCTTCGGCAAGGTGATCGCCGAAGCGGTCGACCCCATCGAGAAGAAGCCGCTCTACCATTTCCTCCCCGGAACGCTCTCCTACTCGCTCGGGACCATCGGGTGCAACTTCCACTGCGAGCACTGCCAGAACTGGCACATCTCCCAGCAGACGCTGGAGATGCAGTCGCTCCGAGACCTCACCCCGGAGCAGGGCGTGGAACGGGCGCTCGCATCGGGCTCAGCGAGCATCGCCTGGACCTACAACGAGCCCACCATCTGGCACGAGTACCCGCTTGCGATGGGGACGCTCGCACGCCAAAAGGGCCTCGGGACCATCTACGTCACGAACGGCTACATCACAGAAGATGGGCTCCGCGAGCTCTCGCCGATGTTAAGCGCGTTCCGCGTCGACATCAAATCCTTCTCGGACACCTTCTACCGGAAGGTCTGCGGGGGGCGGCTGCAGCCGGTCCTCGACGCGACGGCGCTTGCAAAAGAACTCGGGATGCATGTCGAGACGGTCACGCTGGTCATCCCGGGGCTCAACGACTCGATGGAAGAGATGGAGGCGCTTATTCGGTGGGTGCTCGAGAACCTCGGACCCGACACCCCGATGCACTTCACCAGGTTCCACCCCGACTACAAGATGCGGGAGGCAAAACCGACCGAGATCAAGACGCTTGAGAAGATCTACGAGCGTGCAAAAGAACTGGGGCTTCACTACCCTTACCTCGGGAACGTCTTCAACCATCCCTACGAGAGCACCTACTGCCCAGCCTGCGGCAGCCTTGCCATCGAGCGGTCGGGGTACGGGATCCGGATGCGGGGGCTCAAAGACCATGCCTGCACGGAGTGCGGCGGGCGCATCGAGTATGTCTCGGAGATCAGGTGA
- a CDS encoding Mut7-C RNAse domain-containing protein, translating into MSRRSGEFRRFLTDRMLGTLTRYLRFMGYDTLSANSLSRGNTREDTLLLDIASKDNRVLLTRDRELARRGGAQAVYIRSEEVMEQVKQVADLGLIEPEIRMSRCSICNTRLRPATIREIREARYAPRSAPGREFSWCPICRKLYWMGSHGDRLEKRLKESLSP; encoded by the coding sequence ATGTCTCGGAGATCAGGTGAATTCAGGCGGTTCCTGACCGACCGGATGCTCGGGACGCTCACCCGCTACCTCCGGTTCATGGGCTACGACACCCTGAGCGCCAACAGCCTCTCCCGGGGCAACACCCGGGAAGATACGCTCCTCCTCGATATCGCCTCAAAAGATAACCGGGTCCTCCTGACCCGGGACCGGGAACTCGCACGGCGGGGCGGAGCGCAGGCGGTCTACATCAGGTCCGAAGAGGTCATGGAACAGGTCAAGCAGGTTGCCGACCTCGGGCTCATCGAGCCCGAGATCCGGATGAGCCGCTGTTCGATCTGCAATACACGCCTCCGGCCTGCTACAATACGGGAGATCCGGGAGGCCAGGTACGCCCCGCGGTCGGCCCCCGGGAGGGAGTTCTCATGGTGCCCCATCTGCCGGAAACTCTACTGGATGGGCTCGCACGGCGACCGCTTGGAGAAGCGCCTGAAAGAATCCCTCTCCCCCTGA
- a CDS encoding 3'-5' exonuclease has protein sequence MRRERDLYEDSAPPRLDRSARYVIFDTETAGLPPYRGAPVDDTRAWPRLVQIAWLVCDGGGHTVRQECFIVRPDGFTIPPNAVRIHGITTDRAVCSGVPLQTALDAFRQEAARSSTVVAHNMAFDGGVVAAECVRSGVENPLSGMPLICTMEASVKVCGIRRPGGLKWPTLMELHRTLFGSIYSGAHDAGNDAAACARCFFELKRRGIIR, from the coding sequence ATGCGTCGGGAGCGAGATCTGTATGAGGATAGTGCGCCGCCGCGGCTCGATCGGAGTGCGAGATATGTTATCTTCGACACGGAGACGGCCGGCCTCCCCCCGTATCGGGGTGCTCCGGTAGACGATACGCGAGCTTGGCCGCGACTGGTGCAGATCGCGTGGCTCGTCTGCGACGGCGGCGGGCATACCGTCCGTCAGGAGTGTTTCATCGTCCGCCCGGACGGATTCACGATCCCACCTAATGCCGTGAGGATACACGGCATCACCACCGATAGAGCGGTCTGCTCGGGCGTCCCTCTTCAGACAGCGCTCGATGCATTCCGGCAGGAAGCGGCACGGAGCAGCACTGTCGTGGCCCATAACATGGCGTTCGACGGCGGAGTAGTCGCTGCCGAGTGTGTGAGGAGCGGAGTGGAGAACCCGCTCTCCGGAATGCCTTTGATCTGCACCATGGAGGCGTCCGTCAAGGTCTGCGGGATCCGGCGGCCGGGAGGGCTGAAGTGGCCGACGCTGATGGAGTTGCACCGAACCCTCTTCGGATCGATATATTCCGGCGCCCATGATGCCGGGAACGATGCCGCTGCATGTGCCCGGTGCTTCTTTGAGTTGAAGCGCCGGGGCATCATCCGGTAG
- a CDS encoding HEAT repeat domain-containing protein, with protein MAFFDRFLTNIDRLRQERDYPGLIGVLDGEDPGNRAEAAKALCTLGVPAVPDLLGAMEDAAPASRARMAEALASTGVPAVPLLLALIVRASPALQGSIARALGRTDNGLFEAVLPALHHERPAIRCAAVIALRGMGRKAIPPLSEAIRDRNPTVRREAAGALATLGWAPDDLAEKVLFYYLLEDWEELAKLQRAAVPVLLKALESKEPRIRGESARTLGKIRDARAIPALIKMMADTQVNVRVRAAEALGAMGDDRAKPPLVEALNDPCHQVRMEAAWALDRLDWIPRSDLERAEYLIAREQWNELVRMGRPAVPPLVRALEVEYSGVRTGASEALRQLGQPALDALTAAMQSENPGLREQAEIALEYIRSRQEDSRLRPVQEDPSDYDKELKEGLAARKRIEDRLGSADRTRDRSFRIPPRPAQAEAVQPLAGGEAASPEPVAQPPAEAGALDDLLAEDGKPKEAWAGAKSRLAPRKPVSLDQLIPVGEDEQANADAGERTDEEVPAPKMPVEAVLPEVDRPAEPSEPARQTPDRSSLERYLKALQSDDEEIRAAAVAALRSLGRPAADFLIEALSDPHYGVRIAAAEGLGEIGDESGVDPLIRLLDDTEQDVRIAAAGALARIGDRRAIVPLIRRFGDGYPQVRSAAAAAAAAFGLDALEPLEAALDDPVPVVRLTAARAIGIVGNPRSIPLLIGHLEDPAREVGVVAAQTLGGFGRPAVEPLSLVLEQGGKEGRLAAIDALAKIEAEQADEALRYALRDENAEVREKAAAALRRRRATGVWQNALGNQARQEKEISKEKGSVGQENQRAFEQSGRQEIDALIAALKDRSLDVQLSAATRLIMTGRPAVEGLIQALKGENPEIQIAAAGVLGEMRETAVEPLMEALNDEDRLVRLVAARNLGNIGNKRAVEALNEALRREPDGEVRATVAEALGYIGSVQAIEPLASALRDRNEEVKVAAARSLGYIGDSRAIDPLIRALSDVDDRVRYAALEALKEPGGTVLGHLVEALRSRDEQLRTGVAEALEAVGWKPKTNEELTLYLMARDRWAEIELVGEGALPVLADALTDPSIEIRANAVKAIARIGGENAVGPLIRALRDDAFVVRKRAERALVDMGDTAIPALTLAASEARPEAGEGLQRIIGEIRR; from the coding sequence ATGGCATTCTTTGATAGGTTTCTCACGAATATCGATAGGTTACGGCAGGAGAGGGATTATCCCGGCCTGATCGGAGTCTTGGACGGCGAAGACCCAGGTAATCGCGCCGAGGCGGCGAAGGCGCTCTGTACTCTTGGAGTTCCGGCCGTCCCGGACCTTCTCGGGGCGATGGAGGATGCCGCCCCCGCATCACGGGCCCGAATGGCGGAGGCCCTGGCTTCGACCGGCGTTCCGGCCGTCCCGCTCCTCCTCGCCCTGATCGTCCGGGCAAGTCCTGCCCTGCAGGGATCCATCGCCCGTGCACTCGGGAGAACGGACAACGGTTTGTTCGAGGCGGTGCTGCCGGCCCTGCACCACGAACGGCCGGCGATCCGATGTGCCGCGGTAATCGCCCTCCGCGGGATGGGCAGGAAGGCAATCCCGCCCCTCTCCGAAGCTATCCGCGACAGAAACCCCACGGTCAGGAGAGAGGCCGCGGGCGCGCTCGCGACGCTGGGATGGGCACCGGACGACCTCGCAGAGAAGGTATTGTTCTACTACCTCCTGGAAGACTGGGAGGAACTTGCAAAACTCCAGAGAGCGGCCGTCCCGGTCCTCCTGAAGGCCCTCGAGAGCAAAGAACCTCGGATACGGGGAGAGTCGGCGCGGACGCTCGGGAAGATTCGCGACGCACGGGCCATCCCGGCACTCATCAAGATGATGGCGGACACGCAGGTGAACGTCCGTGTCCGTGCCGCCGAGGCGCTGGGGGCGATGGGCGACGACCGAGCGAAACCCCCGCTGGTCGAAGCGCTCAACGACCCCTGCCACCAAGTGCGGATGGAGGCTGCCTGGGCGCTTGACCGGCTGGACTGGATTCCGCGGAGCGACCTAGAGAGAGCGGAGTACCTGATTGCACGAGAGCAGTGGAACGAACTTGTCCGGATGGGGAGGCCGGCCGTCCCGCCGCTCGTCAGGGCTCTGGAGGTCGAATATTCGGGCGTCCGGACCGGCGCGAGCGAAGCGCTTCGGCAACTGGGGCAACCTGCGCTCGACGCCCTGACCGCGGCGATGCAATCGGAGAACCCCGGACTCCGCGAACAGGCGGAGATTGCGCTGGAGTACATCAGGTCGCGTCAAGAGGACTCCCGGCTCCGGCCGGTGCAAGAGGACCCTTCTGATTACGACAAGGAGCTCAAAGAAGGGCTTGCGGCCAGAAAGCGGATTGAGGACCGCCTCGGATCGGCTGACCGGACACGCGACCGTTCCTTCCGCATACCCCCGCGACCGGCACAGGCGGAGGCGGTGCAGCCTCTTGCCGGCGGGGAGGCCGCCTCGCCGGAACCTGTTGCCCAGCCCCCCGCCGAGGCCGGAGCCCTCGATGACCTCTTGGCGGAGGACGGGAAGCCCAAGGAGGCTTGGGCCGGGGCAAAGAGCCGGCTCGCACCTCGAAAGCCAGTATCGCTGGACCAGCTCATCCCGGTAGGCGAAGACGAGCAGGCGAACGCCGATGCCGGGGAGCGGACGGATGAGGAAGTTCCTGCCCCAAAGATGCCGGTCGAGGCGGTTCTGCCGGAGGTTGATCGCCCTGCCGAACCGTCCGAACCCGCAAGACAGACCCCGGATAGGAGTTCGCTTGAGCGCTACCTCAAAGCCCTGCAGAGCGACGACGAAGAGATCCGGGCGGCGGCGGTTGCGGCGTTGCGGAGCCTCGGGAGGCCGGCAGCCGATTTCCTCATCGAAGCGCTCTCCGATCCGCATTACGGGGTCCGGATCGCCGCCGCGGAGGGGCTCGGCGAGATCGGCGATGAGAGCGGCGTCGACCCGCTGATCCGGCTGCTCGATGATACCGAGCAGGACGTCCGCATTGCCGCCGCCGGGGCGCTTGCACGGATCGGGGATAGGCGTGCAATCGTTCCGCTCATACGCCGGTTCGGCGACGGATACCCCCAAGTCCGGTCCGCCGCAGCCGCGGCTGCAGCGGCATTCGGGCTTGACGCGCTTGAACCACTGGAAGCGGCGCTGGACGACCCGGTCCCGGTAGTCAGGTTGACGGCGGCACGAGCAATCGGGATCGTCGGGAACCCCCGGTCCATCCCGCTCCTCATCGGGCATCTGGAGGACCCTGCCCGGGAGGTCGGCGTGGTTGCCGCCCAGACCCTGGGAGGATTCGGGCGCCCCGCAGTCGAACCGCTCTCGCTCGTGCTTGAGCAGGGCGGAAAGGAGGGGCGCCTCGCGGCGATCGATGCGCTGGCAAAGATCGAGGCCGAGCAGGCGGACGAGGCGCTCCGGTATGCCCTGCGCGACGAGAACGCGGAGGTCAGGGAGAAAGCGGCCGCCGCGCTCAGGCGGCGGCGCGCAACAGGGGTATGGCAGAACGCCCTCGGCAACCAGGCAAGGCAAGAGAAGGAAATCTCCAAGGAGAAGGGTTCAGTCGGGCAGGAGAACCAGAGAGCCTTCGAGCAGTCGGGCCGACAGGAGATCGATGCGCTCATCGCCGCCCTCAAGGACAGGTCCCTCGATGTCCAGCTCTCTGCGGCGACCCGCCTCATCATGACGGGGCGGCCCGCCGTCGAAGGGCTGATCCAAGCGCTCAAAGGCGAGAACCCTGAGATCCAGATCGCCGCCGCAGGAGTCCTCGGCGAGATGCGGGAGACCGCAGTCGAACCGCTCATGGAGGCCCTCAACGACGAGGATCGGCTGGTCCGGCTCGTTGCCGCCCGCAACTTGGGCAATATCGGGAACAAGCGAGCCGTCGAGGCCCTGAACGAAGCCCTGCGCCGGGAGCCCGACGGCGAGGTCAGGGCGACCGTGGCGGAGGCGCTCGGCTACATCGGAAGCGTGCAGGCAATAGAACCGCTGGCCTCGGCGCTCCGGGACAGGAACGAGGAGGTCAAGGTTGCCGCCGCCCGGTCGCTCGGCTACATCGGAGATAGCCGCGCCATAGACCCGCTGATCAGGGCTTTGAGCGACGTGGACGACCGGGTCAGGTACGCCGCGCTCGAAGCCCTGAAGGAACCCGGCGGTACGGTCCTCGGGCACCTGGTCGAAGCGCTCCGCTCAAGGGACGAACAACTCAGAACGGGTGTTGCCGAAGCGCTGGAAGCGGTAGGCTGGAAGCCGAAGACCAACGAGGAACTGACGCTCTACCTCATGGCACGGGACCGCTGGGCGGAGATAGAACTGGTCGGCGAGGGTGCCCTGCCGGTACTCGCGGATGCGCTCACCGACCCGTCCATCGAGATCCGGGCAAACGCCGTCAAGGCCATCGCCCGGATAGGGGGAGAAAACGCCGTCGGCCCCCTCATCCGGGCACTTCGGGACGACGCCTTCGTCGTCAGAAAACGGGCCGAGCGGGCCCTCGTAGATATGGGCGATACGGCAATCCCTGCACTCACCCTGGCGGCTTCTGAGGCGCGGCCGGAGGCCGGAGAGGGGCTGCAGCGGATCATCGGCGAGATCCGCCGGTGA
- a CDS encoding transposase encodes MLHCPVCNSTEVWEITGGYTGRIYRCKRCGYRGALVVEYDEEREKREER; translated from the coding sequence ATGCTGCACTGCCCCGTATGCAACTCAACAGAAGTCTGGGAGATTACCGGCGGATACACCGGCCGGATATACCGCTGTAAGCGTTGCGGATACCGCGGAGCGCTGGTCGTCGAGTACGATGAGGAACGCGAGAAGAGGGAAGAGCGGTAG
- the pyrH gene encoding UMP kinase, producing the protein MKKIVISLGGSVLVPSLESNNISRYASVLKRIAEKCRIFIVVGGGGEARRYIRVARDLGVGEATADELGIMVTRLNARLLVAGLGDAAYPRVAENYTEAQEFAETGKIVVMGGITPAQTTDAVSAVLAESIGADLLINATSVDGIYSADPKKDTGAVRHERLTPQDLLNIITRSRMDAGANTVLDIVAGKVVERSGIPLLVLDGRDPENLYRAIVEGAYTGTIVSEGRSNPLPA; encoded by the coding sequence ATGAAGAAGATCGTCATATCTCTAGGCGGCTCGGTTCTGGTCCCTTCGCTCGAATCGAATAATATCAGCCGGTATGCCTCTGTCCTGAAACGGATTGCCGAAAAGTGCCGGATCTTTATCGTTGTCGGCGGCGGCGGAGAGGCACGCCGGTATATCCGGGTTGCCCGCGACCTCGGTGTCGGTGAGGCGACGGCGGACGAGCTCGGCATCATGGTGACGCGGCTGAACGCGCGCCTCCTCGTGGCCGGCCTCGGGGATGCCGCCTACCCCCGCGTTGCAGAGAACTACACGGAGGCGCAGGAGTTTGCGGAGACCGGCAAGATCGTCGTCATGGGCGGCATCACTCCCGCACAGACGACCGATGCGGTATCCGCGGTCCTCGCCGAGAGCATCGGTGCCGACCTGCTGATCAACGCCACGTCGGTCGACGGCATCTACAGCGCCGACCCGAAGAAGGATACCGGCGCGGTCAGGCACGAGCGCCTCACGCCCCAAGACCTCCTCAATATCATCACCCGGAGCAGGATGGATGCGGGCGCCAATACGGTGCTCGATATCGTGGCCGGCAAAGTCGTCGAGCGGTCCGGGATCCCGCTTCTGGTGCTTGACGGCCGCGATCCCGAGAACCTCTACCGGGCGATCGTAGAGGGCGCCTACACCGGGACCATCGTGAGCGAAGGGCGTTCGAATCCCCTGCCGGCCTGA
- a CDS encoding flavodoxin family protein yields MKILAINGSPRGSRSQTLRLVQAVLDGAKSAGADVELVDVCKLDIAYCNGCTVCYERGDCVKKDDFAELYQKMLACDGIVLGSPNYINSVTAQIKTLLDRMADAIHCQMFIGKYGCAVATAGGSGADEVVAYLNGTLQTLGATTVGGVGVVLGGDPEAIVPAEGRAYELGKKLVRAIANKETYPEQERFHAEMLERMRALVMANKDRWHHEYEHWKATGRISE; encoded by the coding sequence ATGAAGATACTTGCGATCAACGGAAGCCCTCGCGGTTCGCGGAGCCAGACGCTCCGGCTTGTCCAAGCCGTCCTCGACGGGGCCAAGAGCGCCGGAGCGGATGTCGAGCTCGTGGATGTCTGCAAACTCGATATCGCGTACTGCAACGGGTGCACGGTCTGCTACGAGCGTGGAGACTGCGTCAAGAAAGACGATTTTGCCGAGTTGTACCAGAAGATGCTTGCATGCGACGGGATCGTGCTCGGCTCGCCCAACTACATCAACTCCGTCACCGCCCAGATAAAGACCCTGCTCGACCGGATGGCGGACGCCATCCATTGTCAGATGTTCATCGGGAAGTACGGGTGCGCCGTCGCCACGGCGGGGGGGTCCGGAGCGGATGAGGTTGTGGCTTACCTCAACGGCACCCTCCAGACTCTCGGCGCAACCACTGTTGGCGGCGTCGGCGTGGTCCTCGGAGGAGACCCGGAGGCGATCGTGCCTGCGGAGGGGAGGGCCTACGAACTCGGCAAGAAACTCGTCCGTGCCATCGCGAATAAGGAGACCTACCCCGAACAGGAGAGGTTCCACGCCGAGATGCTTGAGCGGATGCGGGCCCTCGTCATGGCGAACAAGGACCGCTGGCACCACGAGTACGAGCACTGGAAGGCAACCGGGCGGATATCCGAGTAA
- a CDS encoding glycosyltransferase family 4 protein, translating into MESLRIAFFCWESLYAERVGGLASAATNLAETLARHHEVHFFTRGEGRDAEINNVRYHYCRPAGENIVQYCSDMSRKMIDRFDEFDAPSFDLLHFHDWHVVDALHRLRERETIFTYHSTEFGRNGNAFSNGWPFPEISGIERYGGSIAKRITAVSSTLRREAIKLYDIPDWKIDVVPNGIVPAHYQADIDPEAVKRCHGFDPDAPLILFVGRLAWQKGPDMLVDAAPRLLREHPDGQFAFIGDGQMRRGLETRARALPIRFLGKLDDADYVSLLNASDIVAIPSRNEPFGLVLLEAWSAGRCVVASDVGGLSENIEHGTDGVKVQPHPNSIAEGLSRVADSPKRSLGMGRKGLDKVKECFQWSRVAERMEDSYKKLAQHDTLLC; encoded by the coding sequence ATGGAGAGTCTAAGAATAGCATTTTTTTGCTGGGAATCGCTGTACGCGGAACGTGTCGGCGGGCTCGCAAGTGCGGCGACAAACCTCGCCGAGACGCTGGCACGCCACCACGAGGTGCACTTTTTTACCAGGGGAGAGGGGAGAGACGCCGAGATCAACAACGTCCGGTATCACTACTGCCGGCCGGCGGGAGAGAACATCGTCCAGTACTGCTCCGATATGAGCAGGAAGATGATCGACCGGTTCGACGAGTTCGACGCACCGTCGTTCGATCTTCTGCACTTCCACGACTGGCATGTGGTCGACGCGCTCCACCGTCTCCGGGAGCGGGAGACCATCTTCACCTACCACTCGACCGAGTTCGGAAGAAACGGGAACGCTTTCAGCAACGGGTGGCCGTTCCCCGAGATCTCGGGGATCGAGCGCTACGGCGGATCGATCGCAAAACGCATAACTGCGGTCTCCTCGACCCTCCGCCGGGAAGCTATAAAACTCTACGATATCCCGGACTGGAAGATCGACGTCGTTCCAAACGGCATCGTGCCCGCCCACTACCAGGCAGACATCGATCCTGAGGCGGTGAAACGATGCCACGGCTTTGACCCGGACGCTCCGCTGATCCTCTTCGTCGGAAGGCTTGCGTGGCAGAAAGGCCCCGATATGCTTGTGGACGCGGCCCCGCGCCTCCTCCGGGAGCACCCCGACGGCCAGTTCGCCTTCATCGGCGACGGGCAGATGCGTCGCGGTCTTGAGACCCGGGCTCGGGCGCTCCCCATCCGGTTCCTCGGCAAACTTGACGATGCGGATTACGTCTCGCTCCTCAACGCAAGCGATATCGTCGCCATCCCGAGCAGGAACGAGCCGTTCGGGCTCGTGCTCCTTGAAGCATGGAGCGCGGGCCGGTGCGTCGTCGCATCCGACGTCGGCGGACTCTCCGAGAACATCGAGCACGGGACCGACGGGGTCAAGGTGCAGCCGCACCCGAACTCGATCGCCGAAGGACTCTCTCGGGTTGCGGATTCACCGAAGAGGTCGCTCGGCATGGGCCGGAAGGGGCTTGACAAAGTGAAGGAGTGCTTCCAGTGGAGCCGCGTCGCGGAGCGGATGGAGGACTCATACAAGAAACTCGCGCAACACGACACACTCCTCTGTTGA